One window from the genome of Candidatus Hydrogenedentota bacterium encodes:
- a CDS encoding glycosyltransferase → MTQAAPELTVIATCYNEQETIGEFHQRLSETLRRTGRSHEIIYVNDGSHDKTYDHLQKLFKEDESVSVAADLMFNVGQPTAITVGFVHARGDKIIIMDSDLQLAPEELPLLLETFDEGYVLVSGYRKVRHDPWQRIVTSKIANFLLRWAMGGTFKDFGCTFKVIDARLVRAFEYGPFRPLQPAGLVASARHVKEVPVSHFPRKVGKSQYTYYKLFLYAVDNLIDFSHRPFIALGVIAVLLFLLSIGGILLSLAGIWKFGFNNFVPAPIAFIALNTAIVLGTVAAVGEFTIRNYIVLHRKPTYIIKTLLKRNEEQ, encoded by the coding sequence ATGACGCAAGCCGCTCCTGAATTGACTGTTATCGCTACCTGTTACAATGAACAGGAAACTATCGGCGAATTTCATCAACGATTAAGCGAAACACTTCGCAGAACAGGCCGTTCCCATGAGATTATCTATGTGAATGACGGTAGCCATGATAAAACATACGATCATCTTCAAAAACTCTTTAAGGAAGATGAAAGTGTTTCTGTAGCAGCAGATCTGATGTTCAATGTCGGTCAACCTACTGCCATCACCGTGGGATTTGTACATGCACGAGGTGACAAAATTATTATTATGGATTCTGATTTGCAACTGGCCCCGGAAGAACTGCCCCTCTTGCTGGAGACCTTCGATGAAGGCTATGTCTTAGTCAGCGGTTATCGCAAAGTGAGGCATGACCCTTGGCAGCGTATTGTGACCTCCAAAATCGCTAATTTTTTGTTGCGGTGGGCTATGGGAGGCACGTTTAAGGACTTTGGGTGTACTTTCAAAGTAATTGACGCGCGTCTAGTCCGCGCTTTTGAATACGGACCGTTTCGCCCGTTACAGCCTGCGGGACTCGTAGCGAGTGCCCGTCATGTTAAAGAGGTGCCGGTGTCTCATTTCCCGCGCAAGGTGGGCAAATCCCAATATACCTATTACAAACTGTTTCTTTACGCAGTGGATAACTTGATCGATTTTTCTCACCGTCCTTTTATAGCCTTGGGTGTGATCGCTGTTTTATTATTCCTCCTCTCGATTGGCGGAATTCTGCTTAGTCTTGCAGGCATTTGGAAATTCGGGTTCAATAACTTTGTGCCGGCACCGATCGCATTCATCGCGCTGAACACTGCTATAGTGTTGGGAACTGTAGCTGCTGTCGGTGAATTCACTATTCGCAATTATATTGTGCTCCACCGAAAGCCCACTTATATCATCAAGACTCTGTTAAAACGAAATGAAG